CAACGTCGGCCACAAGGTCATACATCTGGTCTGCGGTATAGGGCAGATTTCGGGTCTCGGAATGGCTTGGCATTGCGTTCGCTGCGTCCTCAGGGTAGCTCTGTTTCACCGATAAAGTACTTAGTTTCAAGGGCAAGGGTCATCGCCATGACAGATCGTCGCTATGTGATCGATGAAATGATCTCTGCCAAGGCAATTGCCGCCCGCATTGAAGATTTGTGTCGTGCAATTCACGACGAATTTGACGGTACGGACAAGCTGGTTGTGGTTGGTCTGCTGCGCGGGTCATTTGTGTTTATCGCCGATCTGGTGCGCGAGCTGGATTTGCCGATCGAGGTCGATTTCCTCGAGGCGTCAAGCTATGGCGATGGGATGGAAAGCAGTCGGGAAGTGCGTATTCTCAAGGACTTGCGCGGTGCCATTGAAGGGCGTGACGTGCTGGTGGTCGAGGACATCGTAGACACCGGACATACGCTGCATCACGTCACCAACCTGCTGAAGTCCCGTGATCCTGCACGCTTGAAAACGATTGCCTTGCTCGACAAGCCCACGCGGCGCGAAGTCGATATGAAGGCCGACTGGACAGGTTTCGAAATCCCCGATGAATTTGTCGTGGGCTATGGCATCGATTTTGCTCAACGGAACCGAAATCTGCCGTTCATCGGCAAGGTACGTTTCATATGAACCCCGTATGGCTGATGCGGATGTCCCGCTGGGCGCGCAAGCCCCCTTCTGCCAAGCGGGTGAAATTTGTTTTTGGAATCATCGCTCTTGCGGCGCTGATCTGGGGCATTGAATGGATGGGATGGTGGCCTGACTGGGCCACGGCAGAGCGTATACCACGCAAGTTCTAGGCATTTTCCGTCATCACGAAATTGTTTTTGCGCCAGCCGCACACTGATGTAGGCTGATCTCTAAGGGACATTCGCAAATTCAATTTCTTGAAGGGCAACGACATGGACACTTTCACTAAAATAACCGCAATTTTGGGTCTTGGGGCGGCATTGGTCGCAACTACCGTATTTGCAGACAGTCATGCGGCCGAGAATCCTGCGGTGGCGGCACGCCATCACCAAATGCAGATGGTAGGATATCACATCGGCGTACTGGGCGGCATCGCAAAGGGCGAAATGGAGTATGACGCAGAGATGGTTTCAGCCGCTGCATCCAATCTCGCCGCGCTTGCCCGCATGGAACGCGCGACCCTCTGGGTCGCGGGTACAGAGCAAGGTGCCGTTGAAGGCTCTCGTGCCAAAGCTGAAATCTGGAGCGATCCGGACGGGTTTGCCAAGAAGTTTGATGATCTGGCAACAGCGGCAACAGCATTGGTCGATGCGGGTGATGCAGCGGCGGTAGGTGCCGGTATGGGGGCATTGGGTGGCAGCTGTAAAGCCTGCCACGAAGCGTTCCGCGGTCCCAAGAACTGACCCTTGCGGCGTTTTCTGGCAGCAGCAGGTATTGGCGGTATGGTGGTCGCAGTGGCCCTTTGGGTCATTTCTGCGCCTGCGCCGCTCTCTACAGGTTATGCTGAAGCCCATACGACAGACGCCGATAACGGCGCGGCGGTCTTCACCGCAGCCGGATGCGCGTCTTGCCACGCAGCACCGGATGCGGCGGGTGAAGCAAAGCTTGTTCTGGAGGGCGGGCACGCATTCGAAAGCGATTTTGGTACATTTTATGCGCCGAACATCACTTACGGCCCCGCTGGCATAGGGGGGTGGACGTTACCTGAGTTTGCCCGCGCGGTCACGCAAGGTGTCTCTCCCAAAGGCGCACATTACTATCCCGCGTTTCCCTATACGTCCTATCAGCATATGACCGAGGGGGACGTGTCGGACCTCTTTGCCTATGTGAAGTCCCTCCCCGTTTCGGAAGTTGCCAGCATCCCGCATGATGTGGGGTTCCCCTTCAATATCCGAAGGGCGCTGGGGCTTTGGAAAGCGCTGTACGCCACGCCCGATTTTGTCATGGCCGACGCACCAAATCCGGAGCTTGAACGCGGGCGTTACATTGTCGAAGGGTTAGCACATTGCGGTGAATGCCATACCCCCCGCACAGCTCTGGGAGGTCTCGACCGCGATGCTTGGCTAACGGGAGCACCGAACCCTTCGGGAAAAGGCAGAATTCCAAACATCACGCCAGCGGCCCTAGACTGGTCAGAATCCGATCTGATCTATTACTTCGAGAGCGGTTTAACACCCGACTATGACAGCGTCGGTGGTTCAATGGCGGCGGTGGTCGACAATCTGGCTAAACTTCCAGAAAGTGACCGTGCTGCGATTGCTGCCTATCTCAAAGCTTTACCCTAAGCCGAGTTTAAGGTTCCGGGCCGCACGAAGGCGCGCGAAATCGTCGCCTGCGTGGTAGGATGAACGCGTAAGCGGCGTGGCGGAGACCATGTGGAATCCTTTGCCATAGGCCGCCTTTTCGTAGGATGCGAATTCATCAGGATGCACAAACCTGTCCACCGCATGGTGTTTCGGCGTTGGCTGCAGATACTGGCCTATGGTCAGAAAATCGATATCGGCGGCACGCATGTCTTCCATCACCTGAATAACCGACTGTCGGTCCTCACCCAAACCGACCATGATGCCGGACTTGGTAAACATCGACGGATCAAGCTCTTTTACACGCTGCAACAGGCGCAGGGAGTGAAAGTATCGCGCGCCGGGGCGCACTTCGGGATAAAGGCCCGGCACGGTTTCAAGGTTGTGGTTGAACACATCAGGCCGCGCCTCAACGACCTTTTCAAGCGCTTCCGGCCCGCAGCGGATGAAGTCCGGCGTCAGGATCTCGATTGTCGTCTCTGGGCTGCGGTGCCGCACAGCGCGGATTGTCTGGGCGAAATGCTCGGCTCCACCGTCCTCGATATCATCGCGATCTACGGATGTAATAACGACATGGTTCAGACCGAGCTTTGCCACTGCGTCAGCGACGCGACCCGGCTCAAAGACATCAAGATCTTCGGGTGGCTTGCCCGTAGCAATGTTACAGAACGTACAGGCGCGGGTACAGACTTCGCCCATAATCATCATAGTTGCGTGGCCCTGGCTCCAGCATTCGCCTACGTTGGGGCAGCCCGCCTCTTCGCAGACCGTGACCAGTTTGTTCTCGCGCATGATCTTGGCGGTATCGGCATAGCCTTGACCGCCCGGTGCTTTTACCCTGATCCAGCTGGGTTTTTTCGGCTGGGCATTGTCCGGCTTGCGCGCCTTTTCTGGGTGGCGCTGCTCGGGAATCTTCAGATCACGCATGGCGGGTCTCCGGTTGGCTTGATGTCTTATGTAGCACATTGATGCTGCAACAAAACCCCAAGTCCACGCAGAACGGCCATGCGTCCTGTCCTAGCCGATCATCGGACCACCCGGCCCCACAGTTTCATCATAGTGACGTTGAAGACGCATCAGGGCGATCCGTAACACCACCTTGCCAGAGCGGGCAGACCACCCCAGACGCTTCTCCGTAGTTTCGAGACCTTCAAGATAGCAACAACACCGTAGCGCCACGTCCGACAGCCCTTCGCCCAAATGCTCAAGGGCTGCGCCAACACGGCGGCGCGCTTCTGATGCCGCACCGACACCACCGCCGCCATTGGAAGACCCGTTTTGCGTGCCGGCCGTGAGAAAATGATCCCAGTTCTGCGCGACCGAGCGATCCATCTGCGCCAATTCGAAATCCTCGCGTAGTCGCTCGCCCGCACCGACCAGCGCGTCGTCAAGAAACGGTTTTCCGGACTTGTCCCGTCGGCGCGAAAGCGCGGACAGAGGGCTTTCGCCTACCGCATAGCGGTTGCGATTGCCGCCCTCACCTTCTGCATCGCGGCGTGCGCTACCTTCAAGCGCGTTAAGCTCCGCGTCGTGTTCGTCGGAAGGTGCCGGTTCATTCGGGATACCAAAAGTGTCGTAAAGCTTAATAAGCGCCGCACGACCTGTACCTGTAATCGCATATCGCACAATGCGGCCTGTGTTACACGGCGCGATCCAATCCTTAAGCGCCATCGCCTGGGCCACGGCCGTATCTACCACGGCGGTCCGCGTGCTGCTGCCCAACGCCGTGTCGCGCACGACAACAGCCTTATCCAGACCAGCTGCCACGGCAAGCACCGCACCGGTTTCACACAGCCGGCGAAGAACCCGCAACGCTTCGCGAGACAGGGTATCTTCATCTGGAATGCTAAGGGGCGCGTGTTTGGTCATGGATGAATTGTCCTTTCTGGCAGGTGTATTCGAATTTAGGCGTTGCACAGTGCCGACACTGCTTAGCTTGCGTAGGGCCGCATCAACCAACGGGTCATCGCGGCGCATTTCAACCTTGCGAATTTGACGCAGGATTGTTGAGGCGTGACAGCCCGCAGCGCGGGCAAGCATGCGAATTGGGGCACCTTTTTCTGTATGGGCGATGTAGTGCCGTGCCCCTTTGGGGACCCACCCCGGCAAAGCCCCGACCTGATCCATCGCCATCTCAGCAAGTTCGCCCATCAACATCACTCCCACGACAAAAAGCGGATTTTATCCACAAGTTATCCACACAACCTAAAAGTGCATTTGTTACCGGATCGTTAAAATCCAACGCTGTGTTCATCATTGTTTCTAAAACATAAACAGTGGTGAAAGCGGCGAACGGTTAAAATTGTTCCGACGCAACACCCTTATAGGTTGTGTATTGTTGGAAACAGAACGGGGTCATGCCGACCCTTTATCCACTGTTCGAGGACAATAGAATGCAAGACATCCTGACCATGCTAAACGCCCTGCACCGCCCGCGCTTGATGATGCGGGCTGCTCGAATCGGGTCACAGGAATACCGCCGCGCTGCGCATCTGCCACGTCTTTTGGGATATGGCGTTCTGCCCCGTCACGGACCGGCATTGATGAAGCTGATGGAGATGGAAGCCGCTATGGAAGAGCAACGCACGCAATCCGACGCAAGCTACAGCCTGATCCGGCATCTGGATGCGCTGATTGCACTGGTTGGAGAGGCCCGCGAGCTGAAAGCGACGCAGACCCCTGCCTGATATCAAACGCGGTTGCGCCTACATAAAGCTGTCAGGCTCCGCCGCTTTTCTTTGCGCAACAAAAGCATCAAGGGATTCGCGGATCGCGGGATCGAGCGGCGGTTGCTGGTAGTCACCCAGCATTTTCTGAACCCGCAGCGTGGCCAATGCCTGCGTGTCCCGCGCGCCCTCGTCTTCCCATGTTTCGAAGGGTTTGTAATCGAGCAGGTCAGATTTCCAGAAGGCCGTTTTGAAGTTATTCTGCGTGTGTTCACAGCCAAGATAGTGACCACCAGGTCCCACTTCGCGGATTGCATCCATGGCCTGTGCATTCTCGTCAATCTCGACGCCTCGGGCCAGATGATGCAGCGTTCCTAGCTGGTCTGCATCCATCACGAACTTTTCGTAAGAGCTGACCAGACCGCCTTCAAGCCAGCCACAGGCATGGAGCATAAAGTTTACGCCTGACAGCAGCCCCATATTCAGACTGTTCGATGTCTCATAGGCAGCTTGCGCATCGGGCAATTTGGACCCGCAAAACGAACCGGCCGAACGATACGGCAAGTTCATACGCCTCGCCAGTTGCCCTGCCCCATAGGTAATATGTGCAGCTTCAGGTGTGCCGAATGTTGGGGCTCCTGAATTCATATCGATAGATGTAACGAATGCGCCCATGATGACCGGCGCACCCGGTCGCACCAGCTGTGAATAGGCAATCCCTGCCAGCGCTTCAGCCAACACTTGGGTCAACGTCCCGGCAACAGACACCGGTGCCATCGCACCGCCCACAATGAAGGGCGAGATGATGCAGGCCTGATTGTTTTTTGCATACACCTCAAGCGATCCCATCATCACGTCGTCGAATGTCATCGGCGAGTTGATGTTGATCAAAGAGGTCATCACCGTGTTCTGCTGCACGAAGTCTTCGCCAAAGAGGATATTACACATATCCACCGAATCTTGTGCGCGGCTGGGTTCCGTAACGGACCCCATGAACGGCTTGTCGCTCAATGTCATATGCGCGTGCAGCATATCCAGATGTCTTTTGTTCACCGCAACGTCAGTCGGCTCGCAGACCGTGCCGCCAGAGTGGTGCAGCCACTTGGACATATAGCCAAGTTTCACGAAGTTGTTGAAATCAGCCATCGTTGCATACCTGCGCCCACCCGCAGCATCGCGCACAAAAGGCGGGCCGTAGACCGGTGCAAGTACAAGGTTCTTGCCACCGACCTCGACGTTACGCGCAGGGTTGCGGGCGTGTTGCGTGTATTCTGACGGCGCGGTCGCACAAAGCTTGCGGGCCAGCCCACGTGGGATGCGCACGCGCTCGCCGTCGATATCGGCACCCGCTGCGCGCCAAAGCTCCAACGCTGCCGGGTTGTTGAGGAAGTTCACGCCGACTTCTTCGAGGATCATATCGGCGTTATGCTCAATGATCTCCAGCGCTTCCTCGGTCAACACTTCGAAGTTGGGGATGTTACGCTCGATGAATTTTGCTGTCTCGAAAGACACGGCACTGCGTTCTGCGCGTCGTGCCGCACCACCACCACCGCGCCCGCGTCGTGCTGTTTCTGCCATGGTTCGTCCCTCGTTAAAGAATTTGACTTCTGCTACCCCATCCATCTTTCCGATCCCTACCGGATACCGTCCTGTCAGGGTGAAAAGCGACATTCGTGCGGACCACGACCTGTGCGGCATGTCTGCTAAAGGTTTTGGAAGCCGCCAGAAGGGATAATTCCTGTCCAGTACGCGCACGTCGCAATGTGCCACTTGCGCCTCGGCGCGTGCAGACCTAATCAGGTTTCATGACCAAAATGCTTTCCCCCTCCGACCACGACCGTCTGCTGATCATTGATTTCGGCTCACAGGTGACACAGCTCATTGCCCGTCGCCTGCGCGAATTACATGTGTTCTGCGAAATTCATCCCTTCAACTCGGTAGATGCGGCCTTTCTAGCCGACTTCGCGCCCAAGGCTGTAATCCTGTCTGGCGGACCAGCGTCCGTTTTTGCCGAAGGGGCCCCGCGCCCGCCTGCCGAGGTGTTCGAGCTTGATGTGCCGATCCTGGGCATCTGTTACGGCCAGCAGGTGATGATGGAAATGCTGGGCGGCAAGGTCGAGCGTGGCCATAACACTGCTGAATTCGGCCGCGCCTTCGTCACGCCAGAGGACGAGAAACTGGACCTCTTGCAAGGTTGGTTTGCAACCGACAAAGAACAGGTCTGGATGAGCCACGGCGACCACGTCAGCAAAATCGCCCCCGGTTTCAAGGTCTTCGGCACGTCACCCAACGCGCCTTTTGCGATCACCGCCGACACGACACGCAACTTCTATGCGGTTCAGTTCCATCCCGAAGTGCACCACACGCCCAATGGCGCGAAGCTTTACGAAAACTTTGTGCGTCTGGCGGGGTTCAAAGGCGACTGGACGATGAGCGCCTATCGCGAAGAGGCAATTGCCGCGATCCGTGCTCAGGTTGGCGATGAAAAGGTGATCTGTGGCTTGTCGGGTGGCGTTGATTCCTCTGTGGCGGCTGTCCTTATCCATGAGGCAATCGGCGATCAGCTGACTTGCGTATTTGTCGACCACGGTCTGTTGCGCAAAGGCGAGGCTGAAGAGGTCGTGACCATGTTCCGCGACCATTACAACATGCCGCTGATCCATGCGGACGAACAGGAATTGTTTCTAGGCGCGCTCGACGGTCAGGACGATCCTGAAACCAAGCGCAAGATTATCGGCAAACTCTTCATCGACGTGTTCCAGAAACACGCCAAAGAAGTTGGCGATGCAAAGTTCCTCGCCCAAGGCACGCTGTACCCTGACGTGATCGAATCGGTCAGCTTTTCCGGTGGCCCCTCGGTCACGATCAAAAGCCACCACAACGTGGGTGGCCTGCCTGAAAAGATGGGCCTGAAACTGGTCGAACCGTTGCGCGAACTGTTCAAGGATGAGGTCCGCGCGTTGGGCGTTGAACTTGGCCTGCCGAAATCCTTTATCGGACGCCACCCCTTCCCCGGCCCGGGTCTTGCGATCCGCTGCCCCGGTGAAATCACCCGCCCCAAGCTGGATATCCTGCGCGAAGCGGATGCCGTCTATATCGACCAGATCCGCAAACACGGTCTCTATGATGAAATCTGGCAGGCCTTTGTCGCGATCCTGCCTGTGCGTACGGTCGGCGTGATGGGCGACGGGCGCACCTATGACTTTGCCTGCGCGTTGCGTGCGGTCACATCCGTCGACGGGATGACGGCGGATTACTATCCGTTCACCCATGAATTCCTTGGTGAAACCGCAACCCGCATCATCAACGAGGTGCCGGGCATTAATCGCGTCACTTATGACATTACATCCAAACCTCCCGGTACAATCGAATGGGAGTGACATTGCATGGATATCTGCGGTGCGCGGATGAGGTCGAAGCCGCGCGTGTGCGTTCGGCGCTGGACGAACATATTCGCCTGACACGTCTGGAGGAAGGCTGCGTCTCGTTCCACGTTACGCCGACCGATGATCCGCTGGTATGGGAAGTGGCCGAAGAATTCACCGATCCCGCCGCGTTCACCGCGCACGGGACCCGCGCGGGAGCCTCGGACTGGGCGGTCGCCACCAAAGGTATCACGCGGGATTATAAAATTACCGGCATGCCATGAACCTGACCGTTCAGGCGGCATTATGGATGACCGGCGCTGTCTTTAGTTTTACCGCGATGGCCATCGCTGGCCGCGAGCTTGGCGGTACATTCGATACATTCGAGATCATGATGTACCGCTCTGCCTTCGGCTTTGCGATTGTACTGTTGTTGGTTTTCGCGACCGGGGCACACCGTCAGATTGGCATTGGTGCCGCACGGACCCACTTTTTCCGCAATGTGTTCCACTTCACCGGTCAAAACCTGTGGTTCTATGCTGTCACCATGGTTCCGTTGGCCAAGGTTTTTGCGTTGGAATTTACAACCCCGCTTTGGGTTATCGTTCTTTCCTTTCTATTACTTGGCGAGCGGCTGACCAAAGTACGCGCGCTTGCAGCGATCTTGGGTTTTGTCGGCATCCTCATCGTGGCGCGACCCGGTGCGATGACCGACATTAACACCGGAATGGCCGCGGCGGCATCCTGCGCTGTTTTTTTTGCGCTTACCTACGTCTTTACCAAGCGTCTGACGCGGACCGAGACGATAGCCGCGATTATGTTCTACCTCACATTCTTCCAGCTCATTTTCGGGATCATCATGGCGGGCTATGATGGCGTGGTGGCGGCACCGACAGCAGCGACAATGCCATGGCTTGTCCTCGTCGCCTGTTGCGGCTTGCTCGCGCATTTCTGCATCACCAAAGCGCTTACGATAGCACCGGCCACGGTAGTTGCACCGATCGACTTTGCGCGACTACCTCTTGTCGCCGTTGCCGCGATGCTTCTCTATAACGAAGTCATCGACCTCTGGGTATTTGTCGGTGCGGTGATCATCTTTGGCGGCAACTACCTGAACATCTGGTTCGAAACGCGCAAAGCCGCATGAAACGGATCGTAGATCGGTCTACAGCAGCTTAAGCTGATAGGATGCAGTCTCAAAAAACCATATCTACCCGTGCCTGGGCCGAGATGCTCTTGCTTGCCATCCTTTGGGGGGCGTCCTTTGTGTCGATCCGCGTGGCGCTGGATGAGATCGGGCCGTTAACCGCCGTGGCGCATCGGGTCGGTTGGGCTGCCTTGGTGCTTTGGGGTGTTGTTGCGATGATGCGGCTGCCGGTGCCCCGCGCTCCGAAAGTCTGGATCGGGTTTCTGGGCATGGGTCTATTAAATAACGTCATCCCTTTTGGACTGATGGCTTGGGGACAGCTTTATATAGAAAGCGGCCTTACCTCGATCCTGAATGCGGCGACGGCGATCTTTGGCGTCATCGCGGCATCTATCTTTTTCGCGGATGAACGCATTACGCCACGAAAAGCGTTCGGAGTCTGTTTGGGATTTGCAGGTGTTGCCACCGCCATCGGTCTTGAGAACTTGCGGAACTTTGACATCCGGTCACTGGCGCAACTGGCCGTGATTGGTGGCACCGTGTCTTATGCATTGGCATCCGTCTGGGCGCGCAAGTGGTTGGGCGGGCAGCCGCCACAGGTCGCCGCTGCGGGTATGGTCACAAGTGCGACACTAATTATGCTGCCGCTTGCAGTGCACGTTGAAGGGACACTCACGCTAAGGCTGCAAGCCGATACGCTGCTGGCCATAGGCTATTACGCAATTCTTGGCACGGCTCTGGCCTATCTGCTGTACTACCGGGTGCTGGCCATGGCGGGCAGCGGCAATCTGATGCTGGTAACGTTGCTGATCCCGCCCTTTGCCATCGTCTTGGGCGCTGTGATGCTGAGCGAAGCACTACGCCCTGCAGCCTATGGCGGATTTGCCCTGCTTGCGTTGGGATTGCTTGTGCTTGACGGGCGCATCTGGCGCCGGATCAGACGATCCGCTAGGTAAAGGCAACGCCAAGCAATCCGGACCCTGCACCATGCTCTACTCTACCGCTGCCGAATGGCGCGCTGCCGCAAATCGCAAAGTTCTGGTCTTCGGTATGTCCGGCCTTGGCAAAACACATCTGTCCGGGTTGCTGCGCGGTTCGGGTGACTGGTTTCACTATTCTATCGATTACCGTATTGGCACCCGCTACCTCGGTGAAGCGATCGTCGACAATGCCAAAGCTGAAGCGATGAAGGTGCCGTTCCTGCGCGATTTGTTGTTGTCCGACAGCATCTACATTGCCTCCAACATCACATTCGAGAACCTCAGCCCAGTGGCCACGTGGCTGGGAAAGCCCGGCGATCCGGATAAAGGCGGCCTTCCTATGGAAGAGTACGTGCGCAGGCAGGAAGCGTTCCGTCAGGGCGAGATTGCCGCCCTCAGGGACACCGCATTTTTCGCCGACCGCGCACAAGCGCTTTATGGATACGAGCACTTTATCTGCGACACAGGTGGTTCCATTTGCGAATGGGTCGATGCGGACAATCCTGATGATCCATTGCTGCGCGAACTGGCTGATGAATGTCTGCTCGTCTGGATCAAGGGTGACGACGCCCATACCGAAGAGTTGATCCGCCGCTTTGATCGTGCGCCCAAACCGATGGCCTATCAGCCCGAATTTTTGAGCCGCGTCTGGAGTGAATATTTGACTGAAAACAAGTGTGTAGAGAGTGATGTTAACCCGGACGAATTTGTCCGTTGGACCTATGCACAAGCGCTGGCGCACCGGCAGCCACGGTATCAGGCTATGGCAAAATGGGGGGTGACAATCACGCCCGACCAGATCAGCGCCCTGCGCAACGAAGCCGATTTCACAGACCTGATCGCCGGATGCCTGCCTGATTGACGAACTGTTTTGGGCTGACATCGCCTTTCTGTGACGGCGCTCCCCTTGGCAGACTTGGCACAGAGGGCTATCTAACCCCTTCACAACAGCGGACCCGAGCCAATGCCTATCAAATTGCCTTCCAATCTTCCTGCCTTCGACGTACTGACGCGCGAAGGTGTGATGGTGCTGGACGAAGATCAGGCCGCCACTCAGGACATCCGCCCTTTGCGCATCGCGCTTTTGAACCTGATGCCCAAAAAGATTCAAACCGAAAATCAGTTCGCACGGCTGATTGGTGCGACCCCATTGCAGATTGAGCTGAGCCTTCTGCGGATGACCGACCACCAGACCCGCAACACCGCAGCCGAACATATGGAGAGCTTTTATCGTCCTGTTTCAGAAGCTTGGGATGAGAAATTCGATGGGTTAATCATCACCGGCGCGCCGATTGAACATCTGGAATTCGAGGACGTGAATTACTGGTCCGAGTTGAAACAGGTTATGAATTGGACGCAGACAAACGTGCATTCCACGTTCGGCGTTTGTTGGGGCGGCATGGCGATGATCAATCACTTTCACGGTGTCGATAAGCACATTCTGGATCACAAGGCATTCGGATGTTTTCGTCATCGCAATCTTGATCCGTCTTCACCCTATCTGCGCGGGTTCTCAGACGAATGTGTGATGCCCGTTTCGCGCTGGACCGAAATGCGGCAGGCTGAAGTGGATGAAAAACCTGCGCTCAAGACCCTTCTAGGCAGTGATGAAGTGGGGCCGTGTCTGGTTGAGGACCCTGATCATCGTGCGCTTTATGTTTTCAACCACTTTGAATACGACAGTGACACGCTAAAGCAGGAATATGACCGCGACATCGCTGCGGGTACGCCTATAAATGTGCCGTGTAACTATTACCCCTCCGATGATCCGGCGCGCCCGCCCGTGAATCGCTGGCGTAGCCATGCGCATCTGCTTTATGGCAACTGGATTAACGAGATATACCAATCCACGCCTTTCGACATGACCCGTATCGGACAAGGTTGAGCTTGGTGTGATGCGGATGTTGCTGATCTTTTTTATCGCGGTGATCGTGGCCCTTGTGGGGCTAACCCAGTGGCGCGCTGCGCGGCAGGAAGCGCAAGCTGAAGCCGCGACACCTCCCAGCGGTGATTTCGTTGAGGTCGGCGGCGTGCCGGTGCATTACAAAGTTATGGGTTCAGGTCCCGATCTGGTGCTGATCCACGGGGCGAGCGGTAATCTCAACGACTTTACCATGGGGTTCACCGACCGGCTGACAGACCGCTTCCGCGTC
The Sulfitobacter noctilucicola genome window above contains:
- a CDS encoding c-type cytochrome, coding for MDTFTKITAILGLGAALVATTVFADSHAAENPAVAARHHQMQMVGYHIGVLGGIAKGEMEYDAEMVSAAASNLAALARMERATLWVAGTEQGAVEGSRAKAEIWSDPDGFAKKFDDLATAATALVDAGDAAAVGAGMGALGGSCKACHEAFRGPKN
- a CDS encoding DUF6477 family protein, which codes for MQDILTMLNALHRPRLMMRAARIGSQEYRRAAHLPRLLGYGVLPRHGPALMKLMEMEAAMEEQRTQSDASYSLIRHLDALIALVGEARELKATQTPA
- a CDS encoding putative quinol monooxygenase: MGVTLHGYLRCADEVEAARVRSALDEHIRLTRLEEGCVSFHVTPTDDPLVWEVAEEFTDPAAFTAHGTRAGASDWAVATKGITRDYKITGMP
- a CDS encoding cytochrome c, whose amino-acid sequence is MRRFLAAAGIGGMVVAVALWVISAPAPLSTGYAEAHTTDADNGAAVFTAAGCASCHAAPDAAGEAKLVLEGGHAFESDFGTFYAPNITYGPAGIGGWTLPEFARAVTQGVSPKGAHYYPAFPYTSYQHMTEGDVSDLFAYVKSLPVSEVASIPHDVGFPFNIRRALGLWKALYATPDFVMADAPNPELERGRYIVEGLAHCGECHTPRTALGGLDRDAWLTGAPNPSGKGRIPNITPAALDWSESDLIYYFESGLTPDYDSVGGSMAAVVDNLAKLPESDRAAIAAYLKALP
- the hpt gene encoding hypoxanthine phosphoribosyltransferase; amino-acid sequence: MTDRRYVIDEMISAKAIAARIEDLCRAIHDEFDGTDKLVVVGLLRGSFVFIADLVRELDLPIEVDFLEASSYGDGMESSREVRILKDLRGAIEGRDVLVVEDIVDTGHTLHHVTNLLKSRDPARLKTIALLDKPTRREVDMKADWTGFEIPDEFVVGYGIDFAQRNRNLPFIGKVRFI
- a CDS encoding trimethylamine methyltransferase family protein, whose translation is MAETARRGRGGGGAARRAERSAVSFETAKFIERNIPNFEVLTEEALEIIEHNADMILEEVGVNFLNNPAALELWRAAGADIDGERVRIPRGLARKLCATAPSEYTQHARNPARNVEVGGKNLVLAPVYGPPFVRDAAGGRRYATMADFNNFVKLGYMSKWLHHSGGTVCEPTDVAVNKRHLDMLHAHMTLSDKPFMGSVTEPSRAQDSVDMCNILFGEDFVQQNTVMTSLININSPMTFDDVMMGSLEVYAKNNQACIISPFIVGGAMAPVSVAGTLTQVLAEALAGIAYSQLVRPGAPVIMGAFVTSIDMNSGAPTFGTPEAAHITYGAGQLARRMNLPYRSAGSFCGSKLPDAQAAYETSNSLNMGLLSGVNFMLHACGWLEGGLVSSYEKFVMDADQLGTLHHLARGVEIDENAQAMDAIREVGPGGHYLGCEHTQNNFKTAFWKSDLLDYKPFETWEDEGARDTQALATLRVQKMLGDYQQPPLDPAIRESLDAFVAQRKAAEPDSFM
- a CDS encoding DMT family transporter — translated: MNLTVQAALWMTGAVFSFTAMAIAGRELGGTFDTFEIMMYRSAFGFAIVLLLVFATGAHRQIGIGAARTHFFRNVFHFTGQNLWFYAVTMVPLAKVFALEFTTPLWVIVLSFLLLGERLTKVRALAAILGFVGILIVARPGAMTDINTGMAAAASCAVFFALTYVFTKRLTRTETIAAIMFYLTFFQLIFGIIMAGYDGVVAAPTAATMPWLVLVACCGLLAHFCITKALTIAPATVVAPIDFARLPLVAVAAMLLYNEVIDLWVFVGAVIIFGGNYLNIWFETRKAA
- the lipA gene encoding lipoyl synthase, with the translated sequence MRDLKIPEQRHPEKARKPDNAQPKKPSWIRVKAPGGQGYADTAKIMRENKLVTVCEEAGCPNVGECWSQGHATMMIMGEVCTRACTFCNIATGKPPEDLDVFEPGRVADAVAKLGLNHVVITSVDRDDIEDGGAEHFAQTIRAVRHRSPETTIEILTPDFIRCGPEALEKVVEARPDVFNHNLETVPGLYPEVRPGARYFHSLRLLQRVKELDPSMFTKSGIMVGLGEDRQSVIQVMEDMRAADIDFLTIGQYLQPTPKHHAVDRFVHPDEFASYEKAAYGKGFHMVSATPLTRSSYHAGDDFARLRAARNLKLGLG
- the guaA gene encoding glutamine-hydrolyzing GMP synthase, whose product is MLSPSDHDRLLIIDFGSQVTQLIARRLRELHVFCEIHPFNSVDAAFLADFAPKAVILSGGPASVFAEGAPRPPAEVFELDVPILGICYGQQVMMEMLGGKVERGHNTAEFGRAFVTPEDEKLDLLQGWFATDKEQVWMSHGDHVSKIAPGFKVFGTSPNAPFAITADTTRNFYAVQFHPEVHHTPNGAKLYENFVRLAGFKGDWTMSAYREEAIAAIRAQVGDEKVICGLSGGVDSSVAAVLIHEAIGDQLTCVFVDHGLLRKGEAEEVVTMFRDHYNMPLIHADEQELFLGALDGQDDPETKRKIIGKLFIDVFQKHAKEVGDAKFLAQGTLYPDVIESVSFSGGPSVTIKSHHNVGGLPEKMGLKLVEPLRELFKDEVRALGVELGLPKSFIGRHPFPGPGLAIRCPGEITRPKLDILREADAVYIDQIRKHGLYDEIWQAFVAILPVRTVGVMGDGRTYDFACALRAVTSVDGMTADYYPFTHEFLGETATRIINEVPGINRVTYDITSKPPGTIEWE
- a CDS encoding DUF6456 domain-containing protein is translated as MGELAEMAMDQVGALPGWVPKGARHYIAHTEKGAPIRMLARAAGCHASTILRQIRKVEMRRDDPLVDAALRKLSSVGTVQRLNSNTPARKDNSSMTKHAPLSIPDEDTLSREALRVLRRLCETGAVLAVAAGLDKAVVVRDTALGSSTRTAVVDTAVAQAMALKDWIAPCNTGRIVRYAITGTGRAALIKLYDTFGIPNEPAPSDEHDAELNALEGSARRDAEGEGGNRNRYAVGESPLSALSRRRDKSGKPFLDDALVGAGERLREDFELAQMDRSVAQNWDHFLTAGTQNGSSNGGGGVGAASEARRRVGAALEHLGEGLSDVALRCCCYLEGLETTEKRLGWSARSGKVVLRIALMRLQRHYDETVGPGGPMIG